In Denticeps clupeoides chromosome 1, fDenClu1.1, whole genome shotgun sequence, a single window of DNA contains:
- the rnf144aa gene encoding putative E3 ubiquitin-protein ligase RNF144A-A gives MTTARYRPTWDLALDPLVSCKLCLGEFPLEQMTTITQCQCVFCTLCLKQYVELLIKEGLETAISCPDSACPKHGHLQENEIECMVATELMQRYRKLQFEREVLLDPCRTWCPSSSCQAVCQLKEMDAPLPQMVQCSVCTLEFCSACKANWHPGQACQETLPITSFLPGETSSFYKSDEDDAPIKRCPKCKVYIERDEGCAQMMCKNCKHAFCWYCLESLDDDFLLIHYDKGPCRNKLGHSRASVIWHRTQVVGIFAGFGLLLLVASPFLLLATPFVLCCKCKCSKGDDDPLPT, from the exons ATGACCACCGCTCGCTACCGGCCCACCTGGGACCTGGCTCTGGACCCACTGGTCTCCTGCAAACTGTGCCTTGGAgagttccccctggagcagaTGACCACCATCACTCAGTGCCAATGTGTGTTCTGCACGCTG TGCCTGAAGCAGTACGTCGAACTCCTGATCAAAGAGGGCCTTGAAACTGCAATTAGCTGTCCGGATTCAGCCTGTCCAAAACATGGCCATCTGCAAGAAAACGAG aTTGAGTGCATGGTGGCCACAGAGCTCATGCAGCGGTACAGAAAGTTGCAGTTTGAGAGAG AGGTATTGCTGGACCCTTGTCGTACCTGGTGCCCTTCGTCATCGTGCCAGGCTGTGTGCCAGCTGAAGGAGATGGACGCCCCACTGCCTCAGATGGTCCAGTGCTCTGTCTGCACGTTGGAGTTCTGCTCAGCCTGCAAGGCCAACTGGCACCCGGGTCAAGCCTGCCAGGAGACCCTGCCCATAACGTCCTTCCTGCCTGGCGAGACCAG CTCCTTCTACAAGAGTGATGAGGATGACGCGCCAATTAAGCGCTGTCCCAAGTGCAAGGTTTACATTGAGAGGGACGAGGGCTGCGCACAGATGATGTGCAAGAACTGCAAGCACGCCTTCTGCTGGTACTGCCTGGAGTCTCTCGAT GACGACTTTCTGTTAATCCATTACGACAAAGGACCTTGTCGCAACAAACTCGGCCACTCCAGGGCGTCTGTGATCTGGCACAGAACGCAG GTGGTTGGCATCTTCGCAGGGTTTGGTCTGCTCCTTCTGGTAGCCTCACCCTTCCTGCTCCTGGCCACGCCCTTTGTACTCTGTTGCAAGTGTAAATGCAGCAAAGGAGACGATGACCCGCTGCCCACCTAG
- the rsad2 gene encoding S-adenosylmethionine-dependent nucleotide dehydratase RSAD2: protein MLPISQAVLVKMLLALWRCVGDALGRLLRGACARWTRVPAGRAATPSSVNYHFTRQCNYKCGFCFHTAKTSFVLPAEEAKKGLRLLRESGMEKINFSGGEPFLHERGDFLGELVRFCKQDLEVPSVSIVSNGSLIRESWFRKYGEHLDILAVSCDSFDEDTNKTIGRGQGRKSHLDQLYKVRNWCREYKVAFKINSVINTFNVDEDMSKHISSLNPVRWKVFQCLLIEGENVGESSLREAERFVVSDGQFQAFLDRHSAIGCLVPESNQKMRDSYLILDEYMRFLDCTQGRKDPSKSILDVGVHEAIKFSGFDEKMFLKRGGKYVWSKADMNLEW, encoded by the exons ATGCTGCCGATCAGCCAGGCGGTGCTGGTGAAGATGCTCCTGGCGCTGTGGAGGTGCGTCGGCGACGCGCTCGGCCGTCTCCTGCGGGGAGCCTGCGCCCGGTGGACGCGCGTCCCGGCCGGACGCGCCGCGACCCCCAGCAGCGTCAACTACCACTTCACCCGGCAGTGCAACTACAAGTGCGGCTTCTGCTTCCACACCGCCAAGACGTCCTTCGTCCTGCCCGCCGAAGAGGCGAAGAAGGGCCTGCGACTTCTGCGGGAGTCCG GCATGGAAAAGATCAACTTTTCCGGGGGAGAGCCTTTCCTGCACGAAAGGGGCGATTTCTTGGGGGAGCTGGTACGGTTCTGCAAGCAAGATCTTGAGGTCCCCAGCGTCAGCATTGTGAGCAACGGCAGCCTGATCAGGGAGAGCTGGTTCAGGAAGTATG GAGAGCATCTGGACATTCTAGCGGTTTCCTGTGACAGTTTTGATGAGGACACGAACAAAACCATTGGCCGAGGACAGGGCCGGAAGAGCCACTTGGACCAACTGTACAAAGTTCGAAACTGGTGCCGGGAGTACAAGGTGGCCTTCAAAATCAACTCGGTGATCAACACATTTAATGTGGATGAAGATATGAGCAAGCACATCTCCAGTCTAAACCCAGTTCGCTGGAAG GTGTTCCAGTGTCTGCTGATTGAAGGCGAGAACGTAGGCGAGAGCAGCCTGAGAGAAGCAGAGAGGTTTGTCGTCAGTGACGGGCAGTTCCAGGCCTTCCTGGACCGTCACAGCGCCATCGGCTGTCTGGTTCCGGAGTCCAATCAGAAG ATGAGAGACTCATACTTGATCCTGGATGAATAT ATGCGCTTCCTTGACTGCACGCAGGGAAGGAAAGACCCATCAAAGTCCATCCTGGATGTCGGCGTTCACGAGGCCATCAAGTTCAGTGGCTTTGATGAGAAGATGTTTTTGAAAAGAGGAGGGAAATATGTGTGGAGCAAGGCTGACATGAATCTGGAGTGGTGA